Proteins from one Gammaproteobacteria bacterium genomic window:
- a CDS encoding M36 family metallopeptidase, translating into MHLLREASIDADGTLDNQIIAHEFFHYVHHRLTDSSSQQSGAMSEGWGDIDGFMLSTRADDTLSIGNESFQGAYSLAGYVVHNLYAGIRRAPYSTDFDRNSFTFKHISDGEPTPDGGDGSSNSEVHNAGEIWANMVWECYTGLLNDPRHSFGEAQSRMKDYIIGGLKMTPADATFTEARDAILAVALANDFGDYEACSDGFARRGAGLNAVSPARDSADLVGVVEDYTKFVCETAGGGDGDGDGDGDGDGDTGGSTGGSGGGSPAPVVLVGLAVAALLRRWRMTGNR; encoded by the coding sequence ATGCACCTGCTGCGTGAGGCGTCCATTGATGCCGACGGCACGCTCGACAACCAGATCATCGCGCACGAATTCTTCCACTACGTGCATCACCGCCTGACCGATTCCAGCAGTCAGCAGTCCGGTGCCATGAGCGAAGGCTGGGGCGACATCGACGGTTTCATGTTGTCGACCCGCGCCGATGACACGCTGTCGATCGGGAATGAAAGCTTCCAGGGCGCGTATAGCCTGGCCGGTTACGTCGTCCACAACCTGTACGCGGGCATCCGTCGTGCGCCGTACTCCACGGACTTCGACCGGAACAGCTTCACGTTCAAGCATATTTCCGACGGCGAGCCGACACCGGACGGCGGTGATGGCAGCAGCAATTCGGAAGTGCACAATGCCGGCGAAATCTGGGCCAACATGGTCTGGGAGTGCTACACCGGCTTGCTGAACGACCCGCGTCACAGCTTCGGCGAGGCGCAGTCCCGGATGAAGGATTACATCATCGGCGGTCTGAAAATGACGCCGGCCGATGCCACCTTCACCGAAGCACGCGATGCCATCCTGGCGGTCGCCCTGGCCAATGACTTCGGCGACTACGAAGCCTGCTCGGACGGCTTCGCACGTCGCGGTGCCGGTCTCAATGCCGTGTCGCCGGCACGCGACAGCGCCGACCTGGTCGGTGTGGTCGAGGACTACACCAAGTTCGTCTGCGAAACCGCCGGAGGTGGGGACGGAGATGGAGATGGTGATGGTGATGGTGATGGCGACACCGGCGGCTCCACTGGTGGTTCCGGCGGTGGCTCGCCCGCGCCGGTGGTGCTTGTCGGTCTGGCGGTGGCTGCATTGCTGCGCCGGTGGCGAATGACCGGCAATCGGTAA
- a CDS encoding EAL domain-containing protein, giving the protein MSDKSQACNACQETEPLGFRFSMAFQPIVDVLAGEVLAEEALARGPGGESAASVLAQVTESNRYRFDQAARVTAIEWASRLGMKSRLSINFMPNAVYNPEACIQRTLQAARAAAWVTERIIFEVSESEPIEDRPHLLEIFRRYREFGFKTAIDDFGAGHSGLGLLVDFQPDYLKLDMALIRDIDRRKASRAIVRHAVGLCDEIGIQLVAEGVETLSEAKALVDLGVRYQQGYYFARPAFESLSNPILRLPN; this is encoded by the coding sequence ATGTCGGACAAGTCCCAAGCCTGCAATGCCTGCCAAGAGACGGAACCCCTGGGCTTCCGGTTTTCAATGGCCTTTCAGCCGATCGTCGATGTATTGGCCGGAGAGGTTCTGGCCGAAGAGGCGCTGGCCCGAGGTCCAGGCGGAGAATCGGCGGCAAGCGTTCTGGCCCAGGTCACCGAAAGCAACCGCTATCGTTTCGATCAGGCCGCGCGGGTGACGGCGATCGAGTGGGCCAGCCGTTTGGGCATGAAGAGCCGACTGTCGATCAACTTCATGCCGAACGCCGTCTACAACCCCGAGGCCTGCATTCAGCGCACGCTCCAGGCCGCGCGCGCTGCGGCCTGGGTGACGGAGCGCATCATCTTCGAAGTCAGCGAGTCCGAACCGATCGAGGACAGGCCGCATCTGCTGGAGATATTCCGGCGCTACCGGGAATTCGGGTTCAAGACCGCGATCGACGACTTCGGCGCCGGGCATTCCGGACTGGGCCTGCTGGTCGACTTTCAGCCCGATTATCTGAAGCTGGATATGGCCCTGATCCGTGATATCGATCGGCGTAAAGCCTCGCGGGCCATCGTCCGACACGCGGTTGGTCTGTGCGACGAGATTGGAATCCAGCTGGTCGCGGAGGGCGTGGAAACCCTTTCGGAAGCCAAGGCTTTGGTCGATCTTGGCGTGCGCTACCAGCAGGGCTACTACTTCGCGCGGCCGGCCTTCGAGTCGCTGTCGAATCCGATTCTGAGACTCCCCAACTAG
- a CDS encoding bifunctional 2-methylcitrate dehydratase/aconitate hydratase, with protein MSTLDIRSAQRPDWDQVLVDIVDYVRDYEIRSELAYDTARNCLIDTLGCGLEALEYPAAKKLLGPVVDGTVVPNGARVPGTRFQLDPVQAAFNIGALIRWLDFNDTWLAAEWGHPSDNLGGILATADWLSRSAMAAGKAPLTMRDVLSGMIKAHEIQGCIALENSFNQVGLDHVLLVKVATTAVVADMLGLSRDEQLAAVSLAWVDGQSLRTYRHAPNTGSRKSWAAGDASSRGVRLALMAKTGEMGYPGALSAKTWGFYDVSFGGKAFAFQRPYGHYVMENILFKISFPAEFHGQTGAEAAIRVHGLLKQQGRTADDIAKITIRTQQACLRIIDKTGPLDNPADRDHCIQYMVAVAILFGRLTSADYENGVAADPRIDALRDTMQCVEDPQFTRDYHDPDKRSIANALTVEFRDGSRLDEVVVEYPVGHKRRREEGIPLLEAKFRTNLARMFPDKQQKAIFDVSLDQASLEAMPVHEYVDLYVI; from the coding sequence ATGTCCACTCTCGACATCAGGTCCGCCCAGCGTCCCGACTGGGATCAGGTTCTCGTCGACATTGTCGACTACGTCCGCGACTACGAAATCCGCTCCGAACTGGCTTACGACACAGCCCGCAACTGTCTGATCGACACGCTCGGTTGTGGGCTTGAGGCACTGGAGTATCCGGCTGCGAAGAAATTGCTGGGTCCGGTCGTGGACGGCACGGTGGTACCCAACGGTGCGCGCGTACCCGGCACGCGCTTCCAACTCGACCCGGTGCAGGCCGCCTTCAATATCGGCGCGCTGATCCGCTGGCTGGATTTCAACGACACCTGGCTTGCGGCCGAATGGGGACACCCGTCCGACAATCTTGGCGGTATTCTGGCCACAGCGGACTGGCTCAGTCGCAGCGCCATGGCCGCTGGCAAAGCACCGCTCACGATGCGTGATGTGCTGAGCGGCATGATCAAGGCGCATGAGATTCAGGGCTGTATCGCACTCGAAAACAGCTTCAACCAGGTGGGGCTCGATCATGTGCTGCTGGTCAAGGTCGCGACGACTGCGGTGGTCGCGGACATGCTGGGGCTGAGCCGCGATGAACAGCTGGCGGCAGTCTCGCTGGCCTGGGTGGACGGACAGAGCCTGCGTACCTACCGCCATGCTCCCAACACCGGCAGCCGCAAGAGCTGGGCAGCCGGCGATGCCAGCAGCCGCGGCGTACGGCTGGCGCTGATGGCAAAGACCGGCGAGATGGGCTACCCCGGCGCGCTCAGCGCGAAAACCTGGGGCTTCTACGACGTGAGCTTCGGCGGCAAGGCCTTCGCGTTCCAACGCCCCTACGGCCACTACGTGATGGAGAACATCCTGTTCAAGATCAGCTTCCCGGCGGAGTTTCACGGCCAGACCGGTGCCGAGGCGGCGATCAGGGTCCACGGCCTGCTCAAGCAACAGGGCCGCACGGCGGACGACATCGCGAAAATCACGATTCGCACGCAGCAGGCCTGCCTGCGCATCATCGACAAGACCGGGCCACTCGACAATCCGGCTGACCGCGATCATTGCATTCAATACATGGTGGCGGTGGCGATACTGTTCGGGCGCCTGACCTCAGCCGACTACGAGAACGGGGTGGCCGCCGACCCGCGCATCGACGCCCTGCGCGACACGATGCAATGCGTGGAAGATCCGCAGTTCACACGCGACTATCACGATCCCGACAAGCGCAGCATCGCCAATGCGCTGACAGTGGAATTTCGCGACGGCAGCCGTCTGGACGAGGTGGTGGTGGAATATCCGGTGGGCCACAAGCGCCGTCGCGAGGAAGGCATCCCGCTGCTGGAGGCGAAGTTCCGGACCAATCTGGCGCGCATGTTCCCGGACAAACAGCAGAAGGCGATCTTCGACGTTTCTCTGGATCAGGCCTCGCTGGAGGCCATGCCGGTTCACGAGTACGTGGATCTGTACGTGATCTGA
- a CDS encoding DUF418 domain-containing protein, translating into MKLRTVAPGTEAPPADSPTTAEQRFGLLDSLRGFALFGVLMVNLVSLSLFEFLTDEARATLPTAAWDTAIEIVMAALVDGKFITLFTLLFGIGFAMQSQRAAGQSKGLRRYAGRMLILLAIGLTHGYLFWWGDILRYYAVCGLLLMALTRLSSATLAGLGILVAVLLPALLQPVLPALLPSIISSADSARAALQAFSSDSLGTVLAGNLTRDLRMRIAVWFLPMYVLGRILIGVAIGKSGLLQNVAQHRRSWLRILLTSASIGIGATAFFLLRRHGVFESPEWLRSEPGRFLLRMLWQASSLSLGLAYMAAIALLYQAPFWRRGLAALAPMGRMALSHYLAQTLIGIALFYGIGLGIGPNLGLVGVVLISVLVFTMQVLVSHWWLNRYRFGPVEWLWRSLSYGARQAMRREPPFTAP; encoded by the coding sequence ATGAAACTCCGAACCGTCGCCCCGGGAACTGAGGCGCCGCCCGCCGACTCGCCCACCACGGCCGAACAGCGGTTTGGGCTGCTGGACTCACTGCGGGGCTTCGCGCTGTTCGGCGTTTTGATGGTGAATCTGGTCAGCCTGTCCCTGTTCGAATTCCTGACTGATGAGGCGCGAGCCACACTGCCCACCGCGGCCTGGGATACCGCAATCGAAATCGTCATGGCCGCCCTGGTGGACGGCAAGTTCATCACGCTGTTCACACTGCTGTTCGGTATCGGCTTCGCCATGCAGTCGCAACGCGCAGCCGGCCAATCGAAAGGCCTGCGGCGTTACGCCGGACGCATGTTGATCCTGCTGGCGATCGGTCTGACTCACGGCTATCTGTTCTGGTGGGGCGACATCCTGCGCTACTACGCCGTTTGCGGATTGTTGCTGATGGCGCTGACGCGACTGTCCAGCGCCACGCTGGCCGGGCTCGGCATCCTCGTCGCCGTGCTGCTGCCGGCTCTGCTGCAACCGGTGCTGCCGGCGCTACTGCCGTCGATCATCAGCTCCGCGGACTCGGCGCGGGCCGCGCTGCAGGCCTTCTCCTCCGACAGTCTCGGCACGGTCCTGGCAGGCAATCTCACACGCGACCTGCGCATGCGCATCGCCGTCTGGTTTCTGCCGATGTATGTCCTGGGGCGCATTCTGATCGGTGTCGCCATCGGCAAGAGCGGCCTGCTGCAGAACGTGGCACAACATCGGCGAAGCTGGCTTCGCATCCTGCTGACGTCCGCATCGATCGGAATCGGCGCGACCGCCTTCTTCCTGCTGCGCCGCCACGGCGTCTTCGAGTCACCCGAATGGCTGCGCAGCGAACCGGGACGGTTTCTGCTGCGCATGCTCTGGCAGGCGTCGTCGCTGTCGCTGGGCCTCGCCTACATGGCGGCGATCGCGCTGTTGTACCAGGCGCCGTTCTGGCGACGGGGACTGGCTGCACTGGCGCCGATGGGCCGTATGGCGCTGAGCCACTATCTCGCGCAGACGCTGATCGGCATCGCCCTTTTCTATGGCATCGGCCTGGGAATCGGCCCCAATCTGGGCTTGGTCGGCGTGGTCCTGATCAGCGTATTGGTGTTCACGATGCAGGTGCTGGTCAGCCACTGGTGGCTGAACCGCTACCGCTTCGGTCCCGTGGAATGGCTATGGCGCAGCCTGAGCTACGGCGCGCGGCAAGCCATGCGTCGCGAGCCGCCGTTCACGGCGCCGTAG